The Eriocheir sinensis breed Jianghai 21 chromosome 33, ASM2467909v1, whole genome shotgun sequence DNA window TTCTCACTCCATCCATGTACTCCGTCTTGGGCCCCTGGAAGAGCGAACCACCACCTTTCACTAACAACCACCTCACGCTAACAACCATGCACCCGTTAACTATTACCAAACGTACCTCTTATTACCTAACCCCAATTTTCCTTTATCACAACTGAACTGAATCTGCAAAGCCCCACGTACAATATAGAGGTAGTACAACTCATAAAAAAAAGCTATCAACTACTCCTCTGTTCATGACGTCAGCTGTTGACAGTAACGTCACAGCTGTATTAGAGAAAACTCACCTCTTGAAGGGGGACTCCGTTAAGATCGATCCAGGCGCTGTGGTTTGATGGGTTTATATCTGGCGCTGGCGTAGTCGTGGTTGGGGGAAGCGTCGTGGGTATTACTGCGGTGAGGGTAGTggatgttgtagtagtaatagtagtggtagtagcagcagtagtagtagtagtagtagcagtagtagtagtagtagtagtagtagtagtagtagtgacgaggaggaggaggaaaaaatcagTAGATGTTCAAGATACTAAAAATTTACATGCATAGGGAAGACACTcatatatgaaacacacacataaatgtaaataaacaaataagtaaataattagATAAATAGGTACACACATAGAAACCCCACCTGTCCTCTCGTAATCAATCCTGAGGGACACATTGCGGACAGGTATCTCAGGTGAGGGGGCGTGCAGGTGGAGGTAGACGTGAGCAGACTgtcccatcaccctcaccactccCACCTTATTCCTCACCCCGTAGAACATGGCTTCAACGTTACCGATGAAGAGGGATTGGCCTGaaggtgtaatagtagtagtagtagtagtagtagtagtagtggtagtagttataggaaagagggagatgaagaggaaaacgaggaagagctagaggagaaaataggaagattAAAATTGAAAAATAAACTGAATTATAACAGATACAAAAGTAAAGATAACTCAattaaaaattatatattcacAGATTATAAACTCGATTATTCGTTCATTTGTCaccctgtttgtttgtctttccatttttctgTCTGTTCagctgtctatttgtctgtttctgtTCAAATGTCTCCCCGTTTACctgtgtccatctgtctgtccatTTGTCTATATGTTTGTCTGCTTAACTGACTATCCGACTATCTGTTAGCGTGTAtgtttgtctctgtttatctttctacccttttttttactgtgtccgtCTTACCTGCGCCAATCAACAGAAAGTCTCCCACAGTATTATTGGAACCATTTTGGTGGAgggtggtgaaggaggggaagtggaggtgtGTTACGTTTATATCCATGAAGGGTGTCTCCCCCTCCGGGGGCAGCCCCTCCAGCacccacaacctcctcccctccgcctgcacctcctcctccacggttATGTTTCCCGAGACGTCGGTTAGAATCAGTGGCGTGATTCTTGACTGTCGTGCTTCATTTGTTTCCTGTTGATAGACTGTCCCCACAAATAAggctgaggaaagaaggaattatatACTAACTCGACTATTATGTATAAATTATCAAGCAAAATTAGACTACGTGCAAATCCTTATTAGAAACCATTATATTCTGCCCTTTTCTAGTAACTGATATATCTTATTGAGCTAGAACGTATTATATACATAATCACCTACTAATCAGTCAGAGATAGACTACATGCAAATCCTTATTACAAAACTAGTTATATTTTGCATTTATCTAATCTTTCTATAATACATCCTAGCCAGGGATAAAGTTAGGCTATGCACATTATTTCGCCAACAAATACTGTATTTCTGCAGTTATTTAACGATTAAAATACGCTTTCTTTGCTAGCAACGAACAAATTATCTACCGGCAGCAAAATATCCTTTACAGTTATCATCTTCTCAACAAAAGCGCCACGTTTTCAGCCTAAGAACAAAATTTCCTCAGCAATATTAACTACACTGCATTTCCTTCGTTACGATAAAACATCTTACCAGCGGTGACGAAGACCATCATCGCTACATTCGCCATACTTGAGGGCGAAAAAACAACTTCAAAATATAGTAAAATAACTTCACGGAAAACACCAAACTTTCACCTCTCGTCGAAGTTAGAGTGATACTGAAGCATTCAATTCCTCCTCGGCAGGTATTGGTTATCTCTGTGTCATATGAGACAAATAACCATAAAAAGACCCACACCAGTACTAGTTCAGCTCTACAATATCACGAAAGTCATAAATGGATAAGATAGACGCGGGAAGATTACGAAAACACGAGGAagttgaggattttttttatttgttcatatTTTGGGGGGTTTCGTTTATTGGGGTCTGCGCGGTACTATACTGGAAGTGCTTGGTCACAATTATACGACCAAGGGAAAGTCAGTCTTGATAGTGAGTGCCAGGGGTGAGGAATTACGtccttattcttaaacgtatcgggtttCCATGACGACTActttccaagaccacagagaagagtaCCCGGGTTTTCACGagtggttttcccgttcaaggtgtagTTGTGTAAAACTTATCACGaaaatcacaaaacagtccattgaaagccaaggaacttctacgagaggcttttcaaacaggtgaactgaaGCGCTgatacgtttgagaatacggacATTAGTCTCCTTGAGTGCCTGTGTAAGTGTGATTGTGCCAGCGTCAGTGTGAAGGAAGAGCAGTCTGTGGTGCGGCGTAGAGGGGAGTGCTGTGGTTGAGCGGCGTGCTGTTAAAAAAGGTTAGTGGTGGTAAttaggttagttagttagcttTTTAGTCAGTTAGGTTAGTGGTGATATTAATTGATTATGTAGACTGATTATGTTCACGTCTGAGGCTGGCTTGTAGGTCACGGATGCAACGAGACATACTTTAGTCACCGTGCACTATATGTTGGTCCAGAAGCCCCGCCCTTTTTTTTCACAGCCACGAGAGCTGACGGGTTGGATGAAAGGAGCTTGGAGAGGAATCAGTGTAActatggagggagggtgagggagggggcggggcttctGGACCAactaaggcccctttcacacggggACGCTTAGCAGCCTGCTAAAATTATGCTCCTTTCACACGGGAACACTTGGCAGCGCTGCAGCAGCGCTACTCACACGCgttaggcgcacctaacatcatcgtagccgatccaggattcagtacgtttcctaacttattGGCAGTAATGTTATAATAattattgtatttcgtaaagaatccttataaccaaaaactaactaatattATAAGTATTCtctttcttgaacagaacattgaataaacaacaacaataatatgaaaatacgtatatatTTCATACGGCAGCTGTGGCCCGAGGCAGCAGCACACGCCATTTTGCAggtatcagataccttaaataagcatatttttactgcacaaagcaggtgatgtcacttattgtgacatcgtgagctttcatatttatctatttgtgtatatttcatggaggtaaaacttacattactagtttcatttttactagtgacacgaatttcactcaaataagtgaatcagacaccacataaatattaccagtgtgtgtatgaatgaatacaaagataagcacatactttgatttaactctaggatgtctcgtggatcattaacaaaaatccggataggctactctttggCCCACTACCGCCTCTCGcggcacaaaaacagtccctccggcaagtttgtaccccacatttggtgatgttaggtgctcCTATTTTATCAGCGATAATTGAACTCCCGGCATTGTAtggaaacaaacaacaacactttAAATGACTAGATAAGTTTATTAGACGTACAGAAGTCAAATCAGCGTCATGTAAGTCATACAATGATTATTATATCGGTCGCTCGCACATAAACAATTAAGATTTTTATCATCTGACCACAAATATGGGAACGCAGAAAGCAGAAGTTGAAAAGAGTTAATGAGACTGGTTCCCTTTCAGGAGTAGGAACAACTTGCAACCATtaccgtatctctctctctctctctctctctctctcagtagattCAGTGtctgaggtaaagaaaaaaaagactaataggTCAGTCTCCCTGTCAATGTCAGCAGAGCAGAGGTTGCGGCACTCCCTTCATCAGCGCTGGGTCAAGAATGCATTAAAAGGCTGTCTCTCCTTCGTCTTGGTTGTGCACGTCTGCGGGAACCTCGATCTGGTTCTTGGGTGTTCTGTGAGTGGCCAAGGAAAGGATAAGTTAGTTTAGTTAGGTTAGCTGTGTTGAAATATATACCATCGAGTGCCGGGAATTAAACTTACGCTTTCAGAATGGGTCACGGCAATATAGACCAACTGAGCCACTGATAAGCTAAAAGGTCTCCGTGGCACCGCGACACTTAACTTGATATCTCTACACTGTGGGCATGAACCTAGGACTGGGGTGCCAGGTTAAGTGCCGCAAAAGTGACCTCTTGCAggatgaccttttagctcatcagtgGTGTAGATATCATTCTGCCCTGACTGTATTCTACTGGCTCGGGTTCAATTTCCTGCACTCAGTGGTGTGCATTTCGATATTTTTACTACGTCATTGCAGTTTCTCTGTTGTTATAGATTTGCTGAGATAGGAATGAGATGTGACAAATGGTATTGAAAGCAGCAACAACAAGTAAACAAACTAAGAAGTAAACGAAAACcgtaaaagaaaactgaaaaatctAACGGTAACTCTACATACAGTTCCCTTCTTTTCGGCCTGAAGCTGAGGGCGCCGCCGTTGTCAGAGTCACTGGAATCGCTGTCGTCGGCGAAGGAGGCGCGCTGGAGGGCCAGGGCGTTCTCCTCGTCCACCACGAAGGCCTGGTTGGTGTAGGCGTGCGACTCCTGGCCCTTCCGCGTGAAATCCGTGACCACTGGCGAAGGAAGCGAgacgagggagtgagggaggggaaggttaggGCGGCGCGTTTTCTTTTTTAGATTAGGCTGGGAGTGTTTGAGTGGGTGGTGAttagcgttgccagattatcgtattcaccacattgtatttatcatttttaagcctcaaactttcGTACCTGCACAAatgacgatagaaaattaaagttagcgttaaagctgttatttattgatgctcttttttttctttttgccatagttatcggtcCAAAACTACGAAATTCAATGcggtgaatacgataatttggcaacgctggtggtgatggagggactGGTGGTGAAGTCATGTGGTGGTGTTCACAAGACTTACGTAGAGGTtgcaggtatttccatgggtaggagttttatgagcctatagtgatagtttggctgagtatgacaagacttctgcatcatgaacgtgaacaaaaaaacaatcctgagaacccgactatagtgtaaccaaattgtcgagtctgttttggcgttggcttccgctggtccatttctcccctctgctctgccacacagtcccaacacctattttttcctctcatatgttacctatagcttacatatgagaggaagggataggtgttgggactgtgtggcagagcagaggggaggaaaggacccgcgggagcctacgccagaccggcttcgacatatttggaagattATAATATCCTCTATGAAGACTATATAATCTCCTCTATGGCCTCTGAAAATATTtattgtgagccgaaagcgtctgagaaaacgggCCATTGAGATACGGAATTGTGAGTTAGCTGGGAAGTCGCTCAGTGTCTCACCTCCTCCTAAGCCGTACTGTGCCGGGTTAGCGATTCCGAGGTCAGGGTCGAAGTAGGTGTAGCCCCCCTCCTCGGCAGCCTCCTGTAGGGGTCAAGGAAACGCTCATgaggctgcacacacacacacacacacacacacacacacacacacacacacacacacacacacacacacacacacacacacacacacagcttgtcTTTCATAATGttcttgttttatatttgtttccattttattctttaattctctcaatctttttatctcttatctttccttcatcgCTCTCCGCATACCTTCTCTTGCCATTTGTCttacttttcatcctctttttttaggGGGGGATTCTCAAGGTCAGTTTTGTTGCCCTGGGGGATGGATTTCAACTActaatggaaaataaaaacagacataAGACACCGGACCATATTGGATCGTATAGGACACAAGATCATAAGACCGTAAGAGGCGTAGGACCATACAAACTTAATCTCTCTCATGCCTCTTCCCCTGTCCCCCACTTACACACCAGctcccccttcccttatcctcccgcATAACACAccttctctaactcctcctctATGTCGCTGTCTCCGTCGCGTTTGGCTTTCGGGAAGGGCATAGTGAAGCGTCTTGAGCTGAAGGAGCCCTGCGAGGCGATGGACCTGCCCCCGACACCAAGTATGGAAATGTCCCCTGAAGAACGCCGTCTCTggtcctccatcctctccctcttcgtctgCTCGTACTTATCTTGCGATCTGAATGCGATGAAGAGAgtcaggagggatgggatggagggGACAGGCGGCAGAGAAGGGTGATATAAGAGATTTGAGACGACGAccacggaaaagaagaagatgagaaggcgCTGTGatgctgtaatagtagtagtagtggtagtagtagtagtaagagtagtagcgGTAGAAGGGAGGTGCTTACTGGCTGAAGGATGATCTGTCGGTGAGCTTCCATGCCCCGACAGCGAAGACGACGCCGAAGATTACGAAGCAGATGGGGATGAGCGTGTAGGAGAGGATGGAGAGCTTCGGGTCCTCCTCACAGATCTAGTGGATTAGGTGAGAAGAGGTTACCTTGTTGAGGTTTGGTCAGGTGAGGAGAGGTTAGCTACGTACGTGAGGTGAGGTTTGGTTAGGTGAGGAgggatttggttaggttaggtgaggttagctATGTAGGTGAGGCGAGGTGCGGTTTGGTTTGGTGAGGAGAGATTAGttagatgaggtgaggtgaggtttggTCAGATGAAGTGAGGTTTGGCTAGGTTAGGAGAGGTTTGGTTAGGTGAGGAGAAGTTAGCTAGGTGAGATGAGGTTTGGTTAGATTGGGAGAGGTTAGCTGAGGTGAGGTTTGGTCAGTTGAGATGAGGTTTGGTCAGGTGAGATGAGGTTTGGTCAGGTGAGATGAGGTTTGGTTAGATTGGGAGAGGTTAGCTGAGGTGAGGTTTGGTCAGGTGAGATGAGGTTTGGTTAGATTGGGAGAGGTTagctaggtgaggtgaggtttggTTAAATGAGATgagattaggttaggctaggttaggtgaggtgaggttttaGTAAGTTTGGTGAGGAGACGCAAGATGAGGTTTGATTCGGGTAGGTGAGATGAGATCAGGCTAGGCTGGGTGAAATTAGGTAATGTGAGATGAGGTTAGGTGGTACGAGGTGAGGTTAGCTTAGGATACGTATGGCCAGtgccccaaccccccccccccccatctctctctctctctctctctctctctctctctctctctctctctctctctctctctctctctctctctctctctctctcacctgacacTCTGCGCCGAACACCTCTGCAATGTAATCGTTCGCCGAGGGGTCCGCCAGCATGTCGTCCAGCTCCCCTTGGCTGAACACCACCTCGTCATCCACTATCGTTGCCAGACTAAAGTCGTAGGCCACACAGTTATCCATCGGGCAGAAGTCAGGGTGGCAGTGCTTGGCGTCGTTGATTATGACGTCAGATTTCCTGTAGtgggagaataggaggagaataGATTGGAGGACGATGGgaaggaacgagaaggaggaaagaagaatagaaataaaatgaggaaataaaaacgaaCGAGGATACGAAGAGTAGGAGATGGGcatgaaggagaaaatataggaaggggaagggcataTTGAAAAGAAAGTAACACAGAGGACCAGGACACGGGGCCAGTGTGGCACCCGGGataccagtttaccttccccaggtatctTCGAGTACCTATTTTTCGACCAccccgaaagggagaatgaactgctgggtgagctgcacatcaactgcccgggccgggattcgaacccggtgCCGGAGATTCATAGCTAAGCACGCTAACTACCAGACCACGGAGTCGAAAATATCTACTCGAACCCCTGGGGGCACACGGATCCCCAATCCCTGATTTAATAAGCCAATACCTTAACCATTAGGATAAAATatcaaaagaagagaaggagtgaaaGTTGAGAAGGTGGTGAGCGATGAGGAttaaaaggaataggaggatatGAGTAattagagggaggaagaaaagtatgagaagtagggcaaggaagaaaaaagataaagcagaggagaaaaaaaagggggatggacgagaagaagtaagggaaagaagagtaaaggagattagagggaggaaagtgaagggaggaggaggcagatgagaatgagaaaatgaaagtacaagagaagaagagaaagacgaggagaagggtGAAGATATGTAGAATTGTTGTTTCGCAATTATCGCTACATATTGGAAGACAAAAATTAGTGCATAAAAGTGACCTTATTAATGGTAGTAtgagcagtagttgtagtagtagtagtaatagtaggctTGTTTATCATTTTATTGTGCCCTTGCTGAACCTATTTccccgttaaaaaaaaaaatgttgtaagTGTCTTGGTCTGCCTCCTTTACCTGATTTTTGAACGTCGCATTAGTCGTAATCAACATTAATGTGGCTAATTTGCCCTTTTTGACCCGGTTTTCAAGGCGTTGTTAGTGTTTATTAATGTTTGTATATCACTTTTTCATGACTGAGTTTGTAACATGTCAATTAAACTCTGAAAATCCAAGACATTTAGCAAACTCTGCCCTCTGAAATGGAATGAGTTTATAACATATCAATTAAACTCTGAAAAAAACACATTTACACTACACTACCCCCCCTGAATGGAAAATATTTAACATATTAAACTCTGAAAATCCAACACATTTAGCAAACTCTGCCCTCTGAAATGGAactaaaaagccaaactagctaCATAACTGTTAATAAATACGAACAAGACGTTTAAGAAATCTGGCGTAAAGGGAAAGGTTAGGAAGAGACGAAGCTTGTGCTGGACTTACGACACATTCACTGTGGTCATGTTGAACTCCGGCTGCGGGTAGTCTGTGGCCATCCTCGAGATAGCGTCCTTGAACGAGTCGTTGTAATTGAACCACTGGCGAGGCGTCGACGAAGAGGAGACAAGTGACGGGAGAGATGCGTCAGGGTTAGATATGGCGATAATAACAGTAGTGAATATAATGACTCATGTATTTtgttggggggagggaggtggaagggaggtgacCAGCTGGAAGACCGAAGAAAGCCTGAAgatggtgtgtggaggaagacataTGAAAGATTGACATCAGAGAGGAGAGAGCAGGCAATCGTCAGGAGTGGGAGAGACTTTGAGCCCGTAAGTGAAAATAAGGACAttaaacaagaagaaggaggaggaggagaagaagaagaagaagaagaagtgaaaataatgaaagtgaCGGAAGAGGTGCGTCAGGgttaataggaggagaagaagaagaagaagaagaagaagaagggttaatAGGagtaaatacaataataataataataataatgaaaagacaaGTGACAGGAAAGATGCATCAGGGTTAGTAAAgacaatgatgataacaataatgaaaacgaTATTGAtgttggtaataataatgatgatgatgatgataacgctCTTTACCTGGTCAACGGGAATGCCTAAGATGGGAACATAAGAGCTGCTCAAGGTCGGGGGcatcggggtggtggtggtgggggcctCCGTGGTGATCTTGGCTgaggggagatagatagatagaaagttagacagatagatacataggttCGTAAGTAAgtcggtaggtaggtaggtagatagataagatGCATagatagttatttatttatttatttatttatttatttatttatttagagagagagagtgagtcactAAACGAAATCTCTTTGTTTACAACTGATAATAAACAAAGCGACGGCATTTGTAACCacagacacaaaaaaaacagtaataacaacaataataataagtcaATCATCATAATACTTTTCTGGGGATTAAACTCACCCATCAGTCTAGCATTTATATAATCATAGCATTTGAAGGGTCAACTTTATTCATGAGAtcgactttttcttccttttttattttagaTCCATTCACTAAATATTGTTAAAAGCGCTGTACCTGCTAACATTGCTTTGGGGTCGGGATGGCAAACACCTTTCTTATTAGTTATATACATTTTGACAACACTAAAAAGAATCAATCTGTTCGTAggggaggctttttttttttatagcaaaggagacagtgcagGGTAGGAAAATAAGTAGTATCAGTAGGAATTAAGTAGAGTCAGTAGGACGGTAAGTAGGGAAGTAAGTAGGAAGATGATTACGATCCGTAGGAAGTAAGTAGGATTAGTTGGacaaacaagtaaagaaaaaacacgaacgaaaaaaaaaaacgatatccGTATacagagcctttgcctccactctgtcagaagagctgtgtgagtggagccccccacacatgcatacccctgtatatggacagcaactgtgcctgcaaacctacacacacacacacacacacacacacacacacacacacagcccaccaccaccgcttctTACGTACCCGTCGAGTTGAAGGTAATGTTGAATCCCGTGGCATTGATAACACTTtgggaggagtagaaaaagatgTGACCAACGCCGCTCCGAATGGTCA harbors:
- the LOC127006625 gene encoding uncharacterized protein LOC127006625; this translates as MEVRVGVVLLLLGAAPTLALNSVTIYNTSGIIEAPADSTGGGWYEPNARYLWILDMQDSEVNIEVSLNMVDLGMPYTSIHDSMVNYTAGDFLLVGAGNDILQGDEIMFFGRRYEPATVTIRSGVGHIFFYSSQSVINATGFNITFNSTAKITTEAPTTTTPMPPTLSSSYVPILGIPVDQWFNYNDSFKDAISRMATDYPQPEFNMTTVNVSKSDVIINDAKHCHPDFCPMDNCVAYDFSLATIVDDEVVFSQGELDDMLADPSANDYIAEVFGAECQICEEDPKLSILSYTLIPICFVIFGVVFAVGAWKLTDRSSFSQSQDKYEQTKRERMEDQRRRSSGDISILGVGGRSIASQGSFSSRRFTMPFPKAKRDGDSDIEEELEKEAAEEGGYTYFDPDLGIANPAQYGLGGVVTDFTRKGQESHAYTNQAFVVDEENALALQRASFADDSDSSDSDNGGALSFRPKRRELTPKNQIEVPADVHNQDEGETAF